Proteins encoded within one genomic window of Spiroplasma sabaudiense Ar-1343:
- a CDS encoding PTS sugar transporter subunit IIB, whose protein sequence is MKKGLLTCSGGFSTTMMAQALDNITIPDGIKWDALGISAGGFSNDTFADYEIVLVSPQIRFRFNEIKKICDSKNIKCMQIDPKLYVATQAKQLYEEIKLELAK, encoded by the coding sequence ATGAAAAAAGGCTTATTGACCTGTTCGGGAGGTTTTTCAACCACTATGATGGCTCAAGCTCTCGATAACATTACGATTCCTGATGGCATTAAATGAGATGCCTTGGGTATTTCAGCGGGAGGTTTTTCAAATGATACCTTTGCTGATTATGAAATTGTTTTGGTATCACCACAAATTCGTTTTCGTTTTAACGAAATCAAAAAAATCTGTGATAGTAAAAATATAAAGTGTATGCAAATTGATCCAAAACTCTATGTTGCCACACAAGCTAAACAATTATATGAAGAAATAAAATTAGAACTTGCAAAATAA
- a CDS encoding lipoprotein yields MKKLLSILAATTMVVSAPLSVVACGDEGGKIGKEFDFDETKIDFMRDITQVYQNSLSKDYEKYFFTSQEDIEDDKIFDNISTSYLDGIIESGPPVKVIERDSKEFEEISKDLKKVVSLENLKKSADSQIVKNVNYRPLLVDGKNPFANSEIDFESISVLKLDQDLFSIQFKTESSYVLKDKTGEEAYETVNYMSSITIFKERDAAEEMKEIAEKIDDEVNSKAYANSFNFESDSGQVQENVKIISKSSNVGTKFVEVGEKVKKSNQNWKDYTFKTDSLKVESGIEKFVPAISEKLLHDDDSKFSSRFHKIQAFGDYHTNTTWADMNEGPWRDFWDNFADNNSVALDDFLEIYQIKDHRPVNKITSNFINPPVNAKIIDTNAEWTRSFNPFFNSDNKNPIISSITKKTPNFAFSQATDLKQNTDAKLLGVFQSEVSGFSLQYKSKITSQTVSIEMPKIQIGLRQNATKATMEVQKEFFAAQFAFFQEFYGLNDNKSNFETFYFSIPEKLESEIQTDKFYEAEELLSAMFDDVKAKVIAKNPEHEKYLNHFAGSSILDKKSQLEYIKISKNLDLSFYTSEKQPMNDWFFSPNASFFSKGSYGTANGVGRIGFSMPTNIDPSIWPDYPGSKAKYKVKYKES; encoded by the coding sequence ATGAAAAAATTACTATCAATTTTAGCCGCTACTACGATGGTTGTTTCAGCTCCGTTGAGTGTTGTTGCCTGTGGTGATGAGGGTGGCAAAATTGGCAAAGAGTTTGACTTTGATGAAACAAAAATAGATTTCATGAGAGATATTACACAAGTTTATCAAAATAGTTTATCAAAAGATTATGAAAAATATTTCTTTACAAGTCAAGAAGACATTGAAGATGACAAAATTTTTGACAACATTTCCACATCTTATTTAGATGGAATAATTGAGTCGGGTCCACCTGTAAAAGTTATTGAGCGAGATTCTAAAGAATTTGAAGAAATATCTAAAGATTTAAAAAAAGTTGTTAGTTTGGAAAATTTAAAAAAATCTGCTGACAGCCAAATTGTAAAAAACGTTAACTACAGACCATTACTAGTTGATGGAAAAAATCCGTTTGCAAATTCTGAAATAGACTTTGAAAGTATTTCTGTTTTAAAACTGGACCAAGATTTGTTTTCAATTCAATTCAAAACAGAATCATCTTATGTTTTAAAAGATAAAACCGGAGAAGAAGCATATGAAACTGTGAATTACATGTCTTCAATTACTATTTTTAAGGAGAGAGATGCCGCAGAAGAAATGAAGGAGATTGCCGAAAAAATAGATGACGAAGTAAATTCAAAAGCCTATGCCAACTCATTTAATTTTGAAAGCGATAGTGGTCAAGTTCAAGAAAATGTTAAGATTATAAGCAAGAGCTCTAATGTGGGTACAAAATTTGTTGAAGTTGGTGAAAAAGTCAAAAAAAGTAACCAAAATTGAAAAGACTATACTTTCAAAACTGATTCTTTAAAAGTAGAATCTGGTATTGAAAAGTTTGTTCCAGCCATCTCTGAAAAGCTTTTACATGACGATGATTCCAAGTTCTCTTCAAGATTTCACAAAATTCAAGCATTCGGTGATTATCATACTAATACAACCTGAGCTGATATGAATGAGGGACCATGGCGAGATTTCTGAGATAATTTTGCAGACAACAACTCGGTTGCTCTAGATGATTTTTTAGAAATTTATCAAATTAAAGATCATCGACCAGTAAATAAAATAACAAGTAATTTTATAAATCCTCCAGTAAATGCAAAAATAATTGATACTAACGCTGAATGAACAAGATCATTTAACCCATTCTTTAATTCAGATAATAAGAATCCAATTATTTCAAGTATCACAAAAAAAACACCAAATTTTGCGTTTTCTCAGGCAACTGACTTAAAACAAAATACTGATGCCAAGTTATTGGGAGTTTTCCAATCTGAAGTTAGTGGTTTTAGTCTGCAATATAAATCTAAAATAACAAGTCAAACAGTCTCGATTGAAATGCCAAAGATTCAAATCGGCCTTCGACAAAATGCGACCAAGGCAACAATGGAGGTTCAAAAAGAATTTTTCGCAGCACAGTTTGCATTTTTTCAGGAATTTTATGGCTTAAATGACAATAAATCAAATTTCGAAACTTTCTATTTCTCAATCCCTGAAAAGCTAGAATCAGAAATTCAAACTGATAAATTTTACGAAGCTGAGGAATTACTATCTGCAATGTTCGATGATGTAAAAGCTAAGGTAATTGCCAAAAATCCTGAGCACGAAAAATATCTAAATCATTTCGCTGGATCATCAATATTGGATAAAAAAAGTCAATTAGAGTATATAAAAATATCAAAAAACCTTGATTTATCATTTTACACTAGCGAAAAACAACCTATGAACGATTGGTTTTTTTCTCCAAACGCTTCTTTTTTCAGTAAGGGGTCTTATGGTACAGCAAACGGTGTCGGGAGAATTGGATTTTCTATGCCTACAAATATCGATCCTAGCATATGACCTGATTATCCTGGAAGTAAAGCTAAATATAAAGTTAAATATAAAGAGTCTTAA
- a CDS encoding putative phage holin: MLEGIQFTIALAIGMVVFITSYFLANKFITRSKIGIILFGTIGMITVFLIAVALFMLWEDNVYTKTITAVLFAMYIGVFLNLVSNRSQRKRHGSSKTPITID; the protein is encoded by the coding sequence ATGCTTGAAGGAATTCAATTTACAATTGCTTTGGCAATCGGAATGGTAGTATTTATAACAAGTTATTTTTTAGCAAACAAATTTATTACAAGAAGTAAAATCGGGATAATATTATTTGGTACTATTGGGATGATCACAGTTTTCTTAATAGCGGTAGCTTTGTTTATGCTATGAGAAGATAATGTTTACACCAAAACTATCACTGCCGTGTTGTTTGCAATGTATATTGGAGTATTCTTAAACCTGGTTTCTAATAGATCTCAAAGAAAACGTCATGGTAGTTCAAAGACTCCAATAACAATAGACTAG
- a CDS encoding lipoprotein, producing MKKLLSILAATTMVVSAPLSVVACGDEGGKIGKEFDFEEAKADFMRDATQVYQNSLSKDFEKYFFTSQEDIDDDQIFERISTSYLNEIVGSGSPIKVIEPNSKEFNEISKDLKKIPNLDNLKKSADSQIVKNVNYRSLLVDGKNPFANSEVDFLTISVLKLDEDLFSIQFKTESTYVLKDKTGEEAYETVNYMSSITIFKERNASQEMKEISKKIEAELNSKEFANSFNFESESGQVNENVKNLSKSSNVGTKFVEAGNKVKSTNANWKDYTFKTDSLKVESSVDKFVPASPKMRYLEGKGYGVENYKITTWPNYHPAFTWGTTDDDYLNFWNNFGSNNSEDSLKDFLNAYQVYETTNKKWVHKDNISRPLKATAIEKDNSWTTSFNPFFNQDGKDPIISNIQKNSSNFALSQTTNLSSNTDAKLMGVYDSEVKGFNLEYKSKITSNTVKIEMPSIQIGVRQNATKATIDVQKEFFAAQFAFFKQLYGYNDNNSTFSNFNFSVPEKFDSEIEVDKFYEAEDFFSAMFDEAKAKVIAKNPEHEKYINHFAVSNIIDQKNQVEYIKISRNLDLSFYNSEKTPLKSWFFSPGASYFSKGSYGPSNIIGKIGFTMATDYAIEGKQPKAIYRVKFKSF from the coding sequence ATGAAAAAATTACTATCAATTTTAGCTGCTACTACGATGGTTGTTTCCGCTCCATTAAGTGTTGTTGCTTGTGGGGATGAGGGTGGCAAAATCGGTAAAGAGTTTGATTTTGAAGAAGCAAAAGCAGATTTCATGAGAGATGCCACACAAGTTTATCAAAACAGTTTATCAAAAGACTTTGAAAAATATTTTTTTACAAGCCAAGAAGATATTGATGATGATCAAATCTTTGAAAGAATCTCAACATCTTATTTAAATGAGATTGTTGGATCGGGTTCTCCTATTAAAGTTATTGAACCAAATTCAAAGGAATTCAATGAAATATCAAAGGATTTGAAAAAGATTCCAAACCTAGATAATTTAAAAAAATCTGCTGATAGTCAAATTGTAAAAAATGTTAATTACAGATCATTACTGGTTGATGGAAAAAATCCTTTTGCAAATTCTGAAGTAGATTTTTTAACCATTTCTGTTTTAAAACTTGACGAAGATTTATTTTCAATTCAATTTAAAACAGAATCAACTTATGTTTTAAAGGATAAAACCGGAGAAGAAGCCTATGAAACTGTTAATTACATGTCTTCGATTACAATTTTTAAAGAAAGAAATGCTTCTCAAGAAATGAAAGAAATTTCTAAAAAAATAGAAGCTGAATTAAATTCAAAAGAATTTGCCAATTCATTTAATTTTGAAAGTGAAAGTGGTCAAGTTAACGAAAACGTTAAAAATTTAAGTAAAAGTTCTAATGTGGGAACAAAATTTGTTGAAGCCGGTAATAAAGTGAAAAGCACCAATGCAAATTGAAAAGACTATACTTTTAAAACCGATTCTCTAAAAGTTGAGTCAAGTGTTGATAAGTTTGTTCCAGCAAGTCCTAAAATGCGTTATTTAGAAGGCAAAGGCTATGGAGTTGAGAATTATAAAATTACAACATGGCCGAATTATCATCCAGCTTTTACTTGAGGAACCACTGATGATGATTACTTAAACTTTTGAAATAATTTTGGAAGCAATAACTCCGAAGATAGTTTAAAGGATTTTCTTAATGCTTATCAAGTTTATGAGACAACAAACAAAAAATGGGTACATAAAGACAATATATCTAGGCCATTGAAGGCGACAGCTATAGAAAAAGACAACTCTTGAACAACGTCATTTAATCCGTTTTTTAACCAAGATGGTAAGGACCCAATAATTTCAAATATTCAAAAAAATTCATCAAATTTTGCACTTTCTCAGACAACTAACTTAAGCTCAAATACCGATGCCAAATTAATGGGAGTTTATGACTCAGAAGTCAAAGGGTTTAACTTGGAGTATAAATCGAAAATAACATCAAATACAGTTAAAATTGAAATGCCAAGCATCCAAATTGGGGTAAGGCAAAATGCAACCAAAGCAACTATTGATGTTCAAAAAGAATTTTTTGCGGCTCAATTTGCGTTCTTTAAACAACTTTATGGATATAACGACAATAATTCTACTTTTTCAAATTTTAATTTTTCAGTCCCTGAAAAATTTGATTCAGAAATAGAAGTTGATAAATTTTATGAAGCAGAGGACTTTTTTTCTGCAATGTTTGACGAAGCAAAAGCTAAGGTAATTGCCAAAAATCCTGAACATGAAAAATACATCAATCACTTTGCTGTATCAAATATTATAGATCAAAAAAATCAAGTTGAATATATAAAAATATCAAGAAATTTAGATTTATCATTTTATAATAGTGAAAAAACACCCCTAAAATCGTGATTCTTTTCCCCAGGTGCTTCTTATTTTAGCAAGGGTTCTTATGGTCCATCAAATATTATTGGAAAAATTGGATTTACTATGGCTACTGATTATGCAATTGAAGGAAAACAACCAAAAGCTATTTATAGAGTTAAATTCAAAAGCTTTTAA
- a CDS encoding PTS sugar transporter subunit IIC, with amino-acid sequence MNIEKNDKEQELFGLETQIKDKKKELSQSWVNNNVMPGLTKFANQRHMLALRNAVVANIPLIIIGALFLIILNFPIGSGSTDLLSSLLPPKLVTTFQQINRMTMGLMSFVTAFAIGSELAKSYKMDPTTGGVLTFTAFAMWVGADMLYVGLNDAGGLAGGVWAMNMANIGSKGLFVAIISGIAMYEFYRLCKKYNITIRMPSVVPKSVSNSFIILIPILIWATVVGLTRFWLGFDFINDLGKILNPIQGALTGTLPGVMLTGLLITVFWMLGISGASVVGSFLRPFWTTAITENNDAFNAGLDIPYLYPEEFLQWGVWVGGSGATLGLLISALLLAKSKQIKSISKVSIVPGIFNINEPVIFGFPIMLNAFLFIPFILTPQICILVGALLMQVLNVRFVATAPWTLPGPIGAILSAGVDWKAVFIPLATIGISTVCYAPFMMAYDKSLLKQELFLEGKVYNKDEHYSFLGFLRLKMKWPNKYVSAEKIKIDETKLVFANKRAALKAEYLSKMLPTTTSEKLKNKENKLINKEILIDEKIALRNLELEECKALAGYRKNEEIWAAVKDQQYQKDIMKLQAQKNKFIMAESELINKNNLKSHKYKFKKDYAILKDEFKIAKTNLKKAWLENQKAFTLKFKKLEKKSPEFLDLKLEFTKQKLEYWTNRTDLTNDFNNKKLEASEMK; translated from the coding sequence ATGAATATCGAAAAAAACGATAAAGAACAAGAGCTCTTCGGTTTAGAAACTCAGATAAAAGATAAGAAAAAAGAATTATCTCAATCATGAGTTAATAATAATGTAATGCCAGGACTAACAAAATTTGCAAACCAACGTCATATGTTGGCTTTGCGAAATGCCGTGGTTGCTAACATTCCATTAATTATAATCGGAGCTTTGTTCCTTATTATCTTAAACTTTCCAATTGGAAGTGGGAGCACAGACTTATTAAGTTCACTGTTGCCCCCCAAACTTGTAACAACTTTTCAACAAATTAACCGAATGACAATGGGATTAATGTCATTTGTAACAGCATTTGCTATTGGATCTGAACTTGCCAAATCTTATAAAATGGATCCAACCACAGGAGGGGTTTTAACTTTTACAGCCTTTGCAATGTGAGTTGGAGCTGATATGCTCTATGTTGGTTTAAACGACGCTGGTGGATTAGCTGGTGGGGTTTGAGCGATGAATATGGCCAACATTGGTTCAAAAGGACTATTTGTTGCCATCATCTCAGGTATTGCAATGTACGAATTTTACAGATTATGTAAGAAGTATAACATTACAATTAGAATGCCAAGTGTTGTTCCTAAATCAGTTTCTAACTCATTTATTATTTTAATTCCCATCTTAATCTGAGCTACAGTTGTAGGATTAACTCGTTTTTGATTAGGATTTGACTTTATAAATGACTTAGGGAAAATTTTAAATCCAATTCAAGGAGCACTAACTGGAACTCTACCTGGGGTAATGCTAACTGGATTACTAATTACTGTATTTTGAATGCTTGGGATTTCAGGGGCCAGCGTTGTGGGGTCATTTTTAAGACCATTTTGAACAACAGCAATTACTGAAAATAACGATGCTTTTAATGCCGGACTTGATATTCCTTACCTATACCCTGAAGAATTTTTACAATGAGGGGTTTGAGTTGGAGGAAGTGGGGCGACTTTAGGACTACTAATTTCAGCGCTGCTTCTTGCAAAATCAAAACAAATAAAATCAATTAGTAAAGTAAGTATCGTCCCAGGAATTTTTAACATTAATGAACCAGTAATTTTTGGTTTCCCAATTATGTTAAATGCTTTCTTGTTTATTCCCTTTATATTAACTCCTCAAATTTGTATTTTGGTTGGAGCTTTATTAATGCAAGTATTAAACGTTCGCTTTGTTGCCACTGCACCTTGGACTTTACCAGGTCCAATTGGGGCCATTCTATCAGCTGGGGTTGACTGAAAAGCCGTCTTTATTCCATTGGCAACAATTGGAATTTCCACAGTTTGTTATGCTCCATTCATGATGGCATACGATAAAAGTTTATTAAAACAAGAATTGTTCTTAGAAGGAAAAGTTTACAATAAAGACGAACACTATTCTTTCTTGGGATTCTTAAGATTAAAAATGAAATGACCAAACAAATATGTTTCAGCTGAAAAAATTAAAATTGATGAAACAAAATTAGTTTTTGCAAATAAACGTGCTGCCCTAAAAGCTGAGTACCTAAGCAAAATGTTACCAACCACAACTTCTGAAAAACTAAAAAATAAAGAAAACAAACTGATAAATAAAGAAATTTTGATTGATGAAAAAATTGCTTTAAGAAATTTAGAATTAGAAGAATGTAAAGCATTGGCTGGCTATCGTAAGAATGAAGAAATTTGAGCAGCTGTTAAAGATCAACAATATCAAAAAGATATTATGAAACTACAGGCTCAAAAAAATAAATTTATTATGGCTGAGTCAGAATTAATAAATAAAAATAATTTAAAATCTCATAAATATAAATTTAAAAAAGATTATGCAATTTTAAAAGATGAATTTAAAATTGCTAAAACCAATTTGAAAAAAGCTTGATTGGAAAATCAAAAAGCTTTCACATTAAAATTTAAAAAACTAGAAAAAAAATCACCAGAATTTTTAGATTTAAAATTAGAATTCACAAAACAAAAATTAGAGTATTGAACTAATCGTACAGATTTAACAAATGACTTTAATAATAAAAAATTAGAAGCAAGTGAGATGAAATAA
- a CDS encoding RDD family protein, which translates to MKAAGFWRRFVASLIDLGLTIITLGIYFIFRIIWFCQGKPNIGMRVMGLNYDPGKGKMLMLFLFLFILTPMFYAVTIGIGWIIDIVRICMKKGTFAEMFAKNYIVKTV; encoded by the coding sequence ATGAAAGCAGCAGGATTTTGAAGACGTTTCGTGGCTTCGTTAATTGACTTGGGATTAACAATTATAACACTAGGAATATATTTTATTTTTAGAATTATTTGATTTTGTCAAGGAAAACCCAACATCGGAATGAGAGTTATGGGATTAAATTACGACCCAGGAAAAGGAAAAATGTTAATGTTGTTCCTATTCTTATTTATTTTGACACCAATGTTTTATGCAGTGACAATTGGAATTGGTTGAATTATTGATATTGTTAGAATTTGTATGAAAAAAGGAACTTTTGCAGAAATGTTTGCAAAAAACTATATTGTAAAAACTGTTTAA
- a CDS encoding MupG family TIM beta-alpha barrel fold protein, which translates to MTRELGVAIYPDKMSSAEIKSYLNLAWANNFTRAYLTFLPINLLEQNQETLLPLCLKAIAIAKAIGFNVTIDINERVLKLLGLDLKDLSWFQNHGVDIVRFDLPIDSKTTADLSYNQANIKIELQMSNDNFALQDILSYDPNKNNLVGCHNFYPQNHTGLSLEYFYKTSEPFLKNNIKTTAYLSSNNPKAFCSWPHQSGTPTLEVCREMNIVSQAKYMWTTKIVDDLIIANCPATKVEIESLGKLNRDILELDVDLETDINSLEKEIVLNRLHQNRGDVNEHFIRSTATRVEFKNQSNPARIYEKKYFEPGDILIGNDLAGLYKFELQIVNQKILNTKEKNYLGYVKEEDLEILNILKSWQRFFFRT; encoded by the coding sequence ATGACAAGAGAACTTGGAGTTGCAATATACCCAGATAAAATGAGTAGCGCAGAGATAAAAAGTTATTTAAATTTAGCATGAGCTAATAACTTTACAAGAGCCTATTTAACCTTTTTACCAATCAACTTATTAGAACAAAATCAAGAAACCTTACTACCATTATGCTTAAAGGCAATAGCTATCGCCAAAGCGATTGGTTTTAATGTGACAATTGATATTAACGAACGCGTTTTAAAGCTATTGGGGCTGGATTTAAAAGATCTAAGCTGATTTCAAAATCACGGTGTTGATATTGTTCGTTTTGACTTGCCAATTGATTCTAAAACTACCGCTGATTTATCTTACAATCAAGCCAATATCAAAATTGAACTGCAAATGAGCAATGACAACTTTGCTTTACAGGATATATTGTCATATGATCCCAACAAAAACAATTTAGTTGGATGTCATAACTTTTATCCTCAAAATCACACAGGCTTAAGTTTAGAATACTTTTACAAAACCAGCGAACCTTTCTTGAAAAACAATATCAAAACCACTGCCTATCTATCATCTAACAATCCAAAAGCATTTTGTTCTTGACCTCATCAAAGCGGCACCCCAACACTTGAGGTTTGTCGTGAAATGAACATTGTAAGTCAAGCAAAATATATGTGAACTACTAAAATTGTCGATGATTTGATTATTGCCAATTGTCCAGCAACAAAAGTTGAAATTGAGAGTCTGGGAAAATTAAATCGCGATATTTTAGAACTAGATGTTGATTTAGAAACAGATATAAACTCTTTAGAAAAAGAGATAGTCTTAAATCGTCTTCATCAAAATCGCGGAGATGTAAACGAACACTTTATTCGCTCCACAGCGACCCGAGTGGAATTTAAAAATCAAAGTAACCCTGCCAGAATTTATGAAAAAAAATATTTTGAACCAGGGGATATCTTAATTGGTAATGATTTAGCCGGTCTTTACAAATTCGAGCTACAAATTGTTAATCAAAAGATTTTAAACACCAAAGAAAAAAATTATCTAGGCTATGTTAAAGAAGAAGATCTTGAAATTTTAAACATCTTAAAAAGCTGACAAAGATTTTTTTTCAGAACTTAG
- a CDS encoding PTS lactose/cellobiose transporter subunit IIA gives MNKEKLEEISMGLISNSGMAKSSAMMAIQAAKEKKWSEADQLIKEAQESLATAGQIHMEVIAEEAKGNPINFSPLYMHSEDQMITAQLAVEMAVEIIYLHKNK, from the coding sequence ATGAATAAAGAAAAACTAGAAGAAATTTCTATGGGGTTAATTTCTAACTCTGGAATGGCTAAATCAAGTGCAATGATGGCGATTCAAGCAGCAAAAGAAAAAAAATGAAGCGAAGCAGATCAACTTATTAAAGAGGCTCAAGAAAGCTTGGCCACTGCTGGTCAAATCCATATGGAAGTAATTGCTGAAGAAGCAAAGGGAAATCCAATAAACTTTTCTCCATTATATATGCATTCAGAAGACCAAATGATAACAGCACAATTAGCTGTTGAAATGGCAGTTGAAATCATATATTTACACAAAAATAAATAA
- a CDS encoding MupG family TIM beta-alpha barrel fold protein: MFERRLGIAVYPEKMEMQAMKEYIDKAVKNNFSILWSALLQLDLNDNNSKTILKKYQEVFAYARSKSMKVTIDVNTRILKEIDFKNDLDFFVDLGVDVIRFDSPIEAINLSKLTFNDHNISIELNMDNNDFLVNDVLSYKPIYHRVRGSHNFYPQKNCGLTDDYYFETSKKFRALGLRTTAFVSSLNNQKVSNWEIDDNCCTLESLRGKDITTQVTALWASEMTDDIIISNAYATNQELEELGKLDRYIPEIKINLEKSATKIDKQILEHEIHFRRGDVNPMFIRSTQSRVKFKAENFPVIKATQDFKKGDIVIGNNDFGLYKGELQLIINEVEKDSRKNLIAKVLSDQLFLLDYIKPWTRFKFQIIK, translated from the coding sequence ATGTTTGAAAGAAGATTAGGAATTGCCGTCTATCCTGAAAAAATGGAAATGCAAGCAATGAAAGAATATATTGACAAAGCCGTTAAAAACAATTTTTCAATATTATGAAGTGCTTTATTACAGTTGGATTTAAATGATAACAACTCCAAAACTATTTTAAAAAAATATCAAGAAGTTTTCGCTTATGCTCGTAGTAAAAGTATGAAAGTAACAATCGATGTTAACACCAGAATACTAAAAGAAATAGATTTTAAAAATGATTTAGATTTCTTTGTGGATTTGGGTGTTGATGTAATTCGTTTTGATTCTCCAATCGAGGCTATTAATTTATCAAAATTAACATTTAATGACCATAATATTTCAATAGAATTAAACATGGATAACAACGATTTTTTGGTTAACGATGTTTTATCTTATAAACCAATTTATCACCGTGTTCGGGGGAGTCATAACTTTTATCCTCAAAAAAATTGCGGACTAACAGATGACTATTATTTTGAAACCTCAAAAAAATTTAGAGCTTTGGGTTTGCGAACAACAGCTTTCGTCTCAAGTTTAAATAATCAAAAAGTTTCTAATTGAGAAATTGATGATAATTGTTGTACTCTAGAATCTTTGCGAGGTAAAGATATCACAACTCAGGTTACAGCTCTTTGAGCGAGCGAAATGACAGATGATATTATTATTTCAAATGCCTACGCTACCAATCAAGAGCTTGAGGAATTGGGCAAATTGGACCGTTATATTCCAGAAATAAAAATCAATTTAGAAAAATCTGCTACAAAAATTGACAAACAAATTCTAGAGCACGAAATTCATTTTCGACGCGGTGATGTTAACCCAATGTTTATTAGATCAACGCAAAGTCGAGTAAAATTTAAAGCAGAAAATTTCCCGGTTATAAAAGCAACCCAAGATTTTAAAAAGGGCGATATTGTGATTGGCAATAATGATTTTGGTTTATATAAAGGTGAATTGCAACTAATTATTAATGAAGTTGAAAAAGATTCTCGTAAAAATTTAATTGCAAAGGTCTTGTCTGACCAACTGTTCTTATTGGATTACATTAAACCGTGAACAAGATTTAAATTCCAGATAATAAAATAG